In Amycolatopsis sp. EV170708-02-1, the following are encoded in one genomic region:
- a CDS encoding RluA family pseudouridine synthase, whose product MSARMLPVPDGLDGMRVDAGLAKLLGLSRTVVAELAESGEIYLDGKPAGKSDRLTAGGLLEVTLPDPASAIEVVAEPVEGMKILHDDDDIVVISKPVGVAVHPSPGWTGPTVVGGLAAAGLRIATSGAAERQGVVHRLDAGTTGVMVVAKSEHAYTVLKRAFKERTVDKGYHAIVQGHPDPTRGTIDAPIDRHPRHDYKFAVVQGGRPSVTHYEVVEAFRAASLAQIKLETGRTHQIRVHFSALKHPCVGDLTYGADPVLARKLGLSRQWLHAKTLAFAHPADGRWVEFESEYPDDLANALRILQDEN is encoded by the coding sequence ATGAGCGCGCGCATGCTGCCCGTCCCCGACGGGCTCGACGGAATGCGCGTCGACGCGGGGCTGGCGAAACTGCTGGGACTTTCCCGCACCGTCGTGGCGGAACTGGCCGAATCCGGCGAGATCTATCTCGACGGCAAGCCCGCCGGGAAGTCGGACCGGCTGACCGCCGGCGGACTGCTCGAAGTGACGCTGCCCGATCCGGCCTCGGCCATCGAGGTCGTCGCGGAGCCCGTCGAGGGCATGAAGATCCTGCACGACGACGACGACATCGTGGTGATCTCGAAGCCGGTCGGCGTCGCCGTGCACCCGAGCCCGGGCTGGACCGGGCCGACCGTCGTCGGCGGGCTCGCCGCCGCCGGGCTGCGCATCGCGACCTCGGGCGCGGCCGAACGCCAGGGCGTCGTGCACCGGCTGGACGCCGGCACCACCGGCGTGATGGTCGTGGCGAAGAGCGAGCACGCGTACACCGTGCTGAAGCGGGCGTTCAAGGAACGCACCGTCGACAAGGGCTACCACGCCATCGTCCAGGGCCACCCCGACCCGACGCGCGGCACCATCGACGCGCCGATCGACCGGCACCCCCGGCACGACTACAAATTCGCCGTCGTCCAGGGCGGGCGGCCCAGCGTCACGCACTACGAGGTCGTCGAGGCGTTCCGCGCGGCGTCGCTGGCGCAGATCAAGCTGGAGACCGGCCGCACGCACCAGATCCGCGTGCACTTCTCGGCGCTCAAGCACCCGTGCGTCGGCGACCTGACCTACGGCGCGGATCCCGTGCTGGCGCGCAAGCTGGGTCTTTCGCGGCAGTGGCTGCACGCGAAGACGCTCGCCTTCGCCCATCCGGCCGACGGGCGCTGGGTCGAGTTCGAATCGGAGTACCCGGACGACCTGGCGAACGCGCTGCGGATCCTGCAGGACGAGAACTAG
- the lspA gene encoding signal peptidase II, whose translation MSTEPETAPPSPPLPKKRVAVVFVVAAVLWGIDLLTKQIAVSTLEGRQPVEFLGGLVYFQLVRNPGAAFSMATGLTWVLALVAIAVVIAIVWLSRRLRSVGWAIGLGLVLAGALGNLTDRIFRAPGPLQGHVVDMISAFAPNGQGWAIFNVADSAICVGGVLIVILSLLGKDYDGTSTKDKKKAATE comes from the coding sequence GTGAGCACAGAGCCCGAAACCGCGCCACCGTCGCCGCCGCTGCCCAAGAAGCGCGTCGCCGTGGTGTTCGTCGTCGCCGCGGTGCTGTGGGGGATCGACCTCCTCACCAAGCAGATCGCCGTGTCCACGCTGGAGGGCAGGCAGCCGGTCGAGTTCCTCGGCGGGCTCGTGTACTTCCAGCTGGTGCGCAACCCCGGTGCCGCCTTCTCGATGGCGACCGGCCTGACCTGGGTGCTCGCGCTGGTCGCGATCGCCGTCGTGATCGCCATCGTCTGGCTGTCGCGGCGGCTGCGCTCGGTCGGCTGGGCGATCGGGCTCGGCCTGGTGCTGGCCGGCGCGCTCGGCAACCTGACCGACCGGATCTTCCGCGCCCCCGGCCCGCTGCAGGGGCACGTGGTCGACATGATCTCCGCCTTCGCACCGAACGGGCAGGGCTGGGCGATCTTCAACGTCGCCGACTCCGCGATCTGCGTCGGCGGTGTGCTCATCGTGATCCTTTCCTTGCTGGGCAAGGACTACGACGGAACATCCACAAAGGACAAGAAGAAGGCGGCGACCGAATGA